One segment of Rhodanobacter thiooxydans DNA contains the following:
- a CDS encoding GMC family oxidoreductase: MNHYDYVIVGAGSAGCVLANRLSADPGRRVLLLEAGPTDWNPLIHMPAGIARLANNRALNWNYRTEPEPALGQRRLWWPRGKTLGGSSSINAMCYIRGVAADYDRWAEASGDPRWSWHEVLPWFLRSEDNSRGTSTLHGTGGPLGVADLRHHNVLSAALIDAAVSAGFARNDDFNGELQAGFGLYQVTQRNGARCSTATAFLKPVRRRENLHVRTHALVERVLIEQHRAIGVQLRRGRHGVERIEAGEVILAGGAINTPQLLMLSGLGPADHLRGHGIAVLADLPEVGANLQDHLDICTLDGNPGKLSYDHLNELSAGWRWLRHRDGPGSSNVAEAGGFVRSRFAGDERCDLQFHFVPALLDDHGRHRLPGYGYTLHACYLHPRSRGRLRLHSADPAQPIAIHANYLGDPEGHDLKMMIEAARLSREILDQSAFTPHRGAPVFPERRIGTDAEYADFIRRKAETIYHPVGTCRMGKDDRAVVDSELRVRGVDRLRVVDASVMPSLPTGNTNAPTIMIAERASALILGEGTL; this comes from the coding sequence TTGAACCACTACGACTACGTCATCGTCGGCGCCGGCTCGGCCGGCTGCGTGCTGGCCAACCGACTCAGCGCCGATCCGGGCAGGCGCGTGCTGCTGCTGGAAGCCGGCCCCACGGACTGGAACCCGCTGATCCACATGCCCGCCGGCATCGCGCGGCTGGCCAACAACCGCGCGCTCAACTGGAACTATCGCACCGAGCCGGAGCCCGCGCTCGGCCAGCGCCGCCTGTGGTGGCCGCGCGGCAAGACGCTCGGCGGTTCCAGTTCGATCAATGCGATGTGCTACATCCGCGGCGTGGCAGCCGACTACGACCGCTGGGCCGAAGCCAGCGGCGACCCGCGCTGGTCATGGCACGAGGTACTGCCGTGGTTCCTGCGCAGCGAGGACAACAGCCGCGGCACCAGCACGCTGCACGGCACGGGCGGTCCGCTCGGCGTCGCCGACCTGCGTCACCACAACGTGCTGTCCGCCGCGCTGATCGACGCGGCCGTGAGCGCCGGCTTCGCGCGCAACGACGACTTCAACGGCGAACTACAGGCCGGCTTCGGCCTGTACCAGGTGACCCAGCGCAACGGCGCGCGATGCTCCACCGCGACCGCATTCCTGAAACCTGTGCGCCGACGCGAGAATCTGCACGTGCGCACGCATGCACTGGTCGAGCGCGTACTGATCGAGCAGCACCGCGCCATCGGCGTGCAGCTGCGCCGCGGCCGGCATGGCGTCGAGCGGATCGAGGCGGGCGAGGTGATCCTCGCCGGGGGCGCGATCAACACGCCGCAACTGCTGATGTTGTCCGGACTCGGCCCGGCCGACCACCTGCGCGGGCACGGCATCGCGGTGCTCGCCGACCTGCCCGAGGTCGGCGCCAACCTGCAGGACCACCTGGACATCTGCACGCTCGACGGCAACCCGGGCAAGCTCAGCTACGATCACCTCAACGAACTGTCCGCCGGCTGGCGCTGGCTGCGTCATCGCGACGGGCCGGGCAGCTCCAACGTGGCCGAGGCCGGCGGCTTCGTGCGCAGCCGCTTCGCCGGCGACGAACGCTGCGACCTGCAGTTCCACTTCGTGCCGGCGCTGCTCGACGACCACGGTCGCCATCGCCTGCCCGGCTACGGTTACACGCTGCATGCCTGCTACCTGCATCCGCGCAGCCGCGGCCGCTTGCGCCTGCACTCGGCCGACCCGGCGCAGCCGATCGCGATCCATGCCAATTACCTCGGCGACCCGGAAGGCCACGACCTGAAGATGATGATCGAGGCGGCGCGGCTGTCGCGCGAGATCCTCGACCAGTCGGCGTTCACACCGCACCGCGGTGCGCCGGTGTTCCCCGAGCGGCGCATCGGCACCGACGCGGAATACGCCGACTTTATCCGGCGCAAGGCGGAAACCATCTACCACCCAGTCGGCACCTGCCGCATGGGCAAGGACGATCGCGCAGTGGTTGACAGCGAGCTGCGCGTGCGCGGCGTGGACAGGCTGCGCGTGGTGGACGCTTCGGTGATGCCCAGCCTGCCCACAGGCAACACCAACGCGCCCACGATCATGATCGCCGAACGGGCGAGCGCGTTGATTCTCGGCGAAGGAACCCTGTAG
- a CDS encoding M48 family metallopeptidase encodes MDFFAQQARVRGSSRRLVLLFVLAVVAIVATIDAVVWLTMGHHAAAGEPAASNLPLLFASSGAVIAGIGLSSLFRIMSLSSGGKAVAESMGAVPVPPDTRDPQLRRLRNVIEEVAIAAGVPVPDIYLMADEAGINAFAAGYSASDAAVCVTRGCLDQLSRDELQGVIAHEFSHVLNGDMRLNIRLMGLLFGILVLAIVGRRVIWFGGSGNRRGGGQVWLIGLALMAVGYIGYFFGRLIQAAVARSRESLADASAVQFTRQTDGIAGALKKIAILAEGSTLQVANKQEVAHMLFGEAGTFNALFATHPPLLERIRMLEPGFKEADLARMAAGMQREAASPPPAPANGPLAAASSVPGMSLPPILTGVLAGGVASVAPAFQHAAAVQQAIPTSLGEAVQQPESALTVMLALALSLEAELQPAQRRIVADAFGDDVQRAVQAQVSVLAALAPIARLPLVSLAFPALRQLPDGRQQTLLRALDDLVKVDGRVDINEYCLARLLRIHLSEARSPRRAPVDGVKKLPAARDSVILVCTIVAAAGCSDEAAARRAWLLAMQQAFPGEAIEWTPPAAAWQAPFEHALDDLDGLSPMAKELVIQALLRAVHADGQVSVEEAELLRVICASLHCPVPL; translated from the coding sequence ATGGATTTCTTTGCGCAACAGGCGCGCGTGCGCGGCAGCAGCCGGCGTCTGGTGCTGCTGTTCGTGCTGGCGGTGGTGGCGATCGTGGCGACGATCGACGCGGTGGTATGGCTGACCATGGGCCATCACGCGGCCGCCGGCGAACCGGCTGCATCGAACCTGCCGCTGTTGTTCGCCAGCAGCGGCGCGGTCATCGCCGGGATCGGGCTCAGTTCGCTGTTCCGCATCATGAGCCTGTCCAGTGGTGGCAAGGCGGTGGCCGAAAGCATGGGCGCGGTGCCGGTACCGCCGGATACCCGCGACCCGCAGCTGCGACGGCTGCGCAACGTGATCGAGGAAGTCGCCATCGCTGCGGGCGTGCCGGTGCCGGACATCTATCTGATGGCCGACGAAGCGGGCATCAACGCCTTCGCTGCCGGCTACTCGGCCTCCGACGCGGCGGTGTGCGTGACCCGGGGCTGCCTCGACCAGCTCAGCCGCGACGAGCTGCAGGGCGTGATCGCGCACGAGTTCAGCCACGTGTTGAACGGCGACATGCGGCTCAACATCCGCCTGATGGGCCTGCTGTTCGGCATCCTGGTGCTGGCGATCGTGGGGCGCCGGGTGATCTGGTTCGGCGGCAGCGGCAACCGTCGGGGTGGCGGCCAGGTGTGGCTGATCGGGCTGGCGCTGATGGCGGTCGGCTACATCGGTTATTTCTTCGGGCGACTGATCCAGGCCGCGGTGGCGCGCTCGCGCGAATCGCTGGCAGATGCCTCGGCGGTGCAGTTCACCCGCCAGACCGACGGCATCGCCGGCGCGTTGAAGAAGATCGCGATCCTCGCCGAAGGCTCCACCCTGCAGGTGGCGAACAAGCAGGAAGTGGCGCACATGCTGTTCGGCGAGGCCGGTACGTTCAACGCGCTGTTCGCCACCCACCCGCCCTTGCTCGAGCGTATCCGGATGCTGGAGCCTGGCTTCAAGGAGGCTGACCTGGCGCGCATGGCGGCGGGGATGCAGCGCGAAGCGGCGTCGCCACCACCTGCGCCAGCGAACGGCCCCCTGGCCGCCGCCTCGAGCGTGCCGGGCATGTCGTTGCCACCGATACTGACGGGCGTGCTGGCCGGCGGCGTTGCCTCAGTCGCTCCGGCGTTCCAGCATGCCGCGGCCGTGCAGCAGGCGATACCGACGAGCCTGGGCGAAGCCGTGCAGCAGCCCGAGTCCGCGCTGACGGTGATGCTGGCGCTGGCGCTGTCATTGGAGGCGGAGCTGCAGCCGGCGCAGCGCCGGATCGTCGCCGATGCGTTTGGCGACGACGTGCAGCGCGCCGTGCAGGCGCAGGTTTCCGTTCTGGCCGCCTTGGCGCCGATCGCGCGCCTGCCGCTGGTCTCGCTGGCGTTTCCCGCGCTCAGGCAACTGCCTGACGGACGCCAGCAGACTTTGTTGCGCGCGCTCGACGACCTGGTCAAGGTGGATGGCCGGGTCGACATCAACGAGTACTGCCTGGCGCGGCTGCTGCGCATTCACCTGAGCGAGGCGCGCTCGCCGCGCCGCGCACCGGTCGATGGCGTGAAGAAACTCCCGGCGGCGCGCGACAGCGTGATCCTGGTCTGCACCATCGTCGCCGCGGCTGGCTGCTCGGACGAGGCCGCTGCGAGGCGCGCCTGGCTGTTGGCGATGCAGCAGGCGTTCCCCGGCGAGGCCATCGAGTGGACGCCGCCGGCGGCGGCCTGGCAGGCGCCGTTCGAGCACGCGCTGGACGATCTGGACGGGCTGAGCCCGATGGCCAAGGAGCTGGTGATCCAGGCCTTGCTGCGCGCGGTCCACGCCGACGGCCAGGTCAGCGTGGAAGAGGCCGAGTTGTTGCGGGTGATCTGCGCCAGCCTGCATTGCCCGGTGCCTTTGTAG
- a CDS encoding LemA family protein, with the protein MGLIVFLIVVVLIVLYFVAIYNGLVTSRNGYKNAFAQIDVQLTRRHDLIPNLVETAKGYLAHERGTLEAVVQARNAAVSGLAGAKANPGDPAAMQQLASSENALTQTLGHLFALQEAYPDLKANQTMMQLSEELTSTENRVAFARQAYNDSVLTYNNKREVFPASFVANSFGFAAAEPLKIEDPAVRDVPKVSFS; encoded by the coding sequence ATGGGTCTGATCGTTTTTCTGATTGTTGTTGTCCTGATTGTCTTGTACTTCGTGGCGATCTACAACGGACTGGTCACCTCGCGCAACGGCTACAAGAACGCGTTTGCGCAGATCGACGTGCAGCTCACCCGGCGCCACGACCTGATTCCGAACCTGGTCGAGACCGCCAAGGGCTATCTCGCGCACGAACGCGGCACGCTCGAGGCGGTGGTGCAGGCGCGCAACGCGGCGGTCAGCGGGCTGGCCGGTGCGAAGGCCAACCCGGGCGATCCGGCCGCGATGCAGCAGCTGGCCAGCAGCGAGAATGCCTTGACCCAGACGTTGGGCCATTTGTTCGCGCTGCAGGAGGCCTATCCCGACCTGAAGGCGAACCAGACCATGATGCAGCTCTCCGAAGAGCTGACATCCACGGAGAACCGCGTGGCATTCGCGCGCCAGGCGTACAACGACTCGGTGCTGACCTACAACAACAAGCGCGAGGTCTTTCCCGCCTCGTTCGTGGCGAACAGCTTCGGCTTCGCCGCGGCCGAACCGCTGAAGATCGAGGACCCGGCCGTACGCGACGTGCCGAAGGTTTCCTTCAGCTGA
- a CDS encoding serine hydrolase domain-containing protein, translating into MQFHKIFLLIAGALGLACTPLRAAASPASPAPATLSVSVGNTPQKLPPLRVKQTLADYQRWLNLLAQRDAVAGLATAVVVDGKVVYEGTVGYADAATRQPITPNTVFRLASLSKAFATAIAGLLVDDGKLGWDTKLIDVLPYFKLKDMQAASQATVGDILGQRLGLPRNTYDNMLEGDTSYEELVRKLDEVDMICGVGQCYGYQNVAFSMIGDVVLARTGDFFYHQVDKRIFYPLGMTTASYGRAALESSKSWARPHRATSRGWVPFEPSETYYRVAPAAGVNASLRDMEKWLIAQMGGRQDVLPTSLLDMLHAPGVATPSELHATPWRRARLTDAYYALGWRVYKYGGETLIYHAGAVAGYRTMIGFFPKYRAGVVTLWNSTGPTPSGLMPMVFDDLLGLPHVDWANLDSAARPAAKPKAKSKARTHRRAPRHR; encoded by the coding sequence ATGCAGTTTCATAAGATCTTCCTGCTGATCGCGGGCGCACTGGGGCTGGCCTGCACGCCGCTCCGCGCCGCCGCGTCACCCGCTTCCCCGGCGCCCGCCACGCTGTCGGTCAGTGTCGGCAACACGCCGCAGAAACTCCCGCCACTGCGCGTCAAGCAGACGCTCGCGGACTACCAGCGTTGGCTGAACCTCCTCGCCCAGCGCGATGCGGTGGCCGGCCTGGCCACCGCCGTGGTGGTCGACGGCAAGGTGGTCTACGAGGGCACCGTCGGCTATGCCGACGCTGCCACCAGGCAGCCGATCACGCCGAACACCGTGTTCCGTCTCGCCTCGCTGTCGAAGGCGTTCGCCACCGCCATCGCCGGCCTGCTGGTCGACGACGGCAAGCTGGGCTGGGACACCAAGCTGATCGACGTGCTGCCGTACTTCAAGCTGAAGGACATGCAGGCCGCCTCGCAGGCCACCGTCGGCGACATCCTGGGCCAACGGCTGGGCCTGCCACGCAACACCTACGACAACATGCTCGAGGGCGACACCTCGTACGAAGAGCTGGTGCGCAAGCTGGACGAGGTCGACATGATCTGCGGCGTGGGCCAGTGCTACGGCTACCAGAACGTCGCCTTCAGCATGATCGGCGACGTGGTGCTCGCGCGCACCGGCGACTTCTTCTATCACCAGGTCGACAAGCGCATCTTCTATCCGCTGGGCATGACTACCGCCAGCTACGGCCGCGCCGCACTGGAATCCAGCAAGAGCTGGGCGCGCCCGCATCGCGCCACCAGCCGGGGCTGGGTGCCATTCGAGCCGAGCGAAACCTATTACCGGGTCGCGCCGGCGGCCGGCGTCAACGCCAGCCTGCGCGACATGGAAAAATGGCTGATCGCGCAGATGGGCGGCCGCCAGGACGTGTTGCCCACCTCGCTGCTGGACATGCTGCACGCTCCCGGCGTCGCCACACCCAGCGAACTGCACGCCACTCCGTGGCGCCGCGCGCGACTGACCGACGCGTACTACGCACTCGGCTGGCGGGTCTACAAATACGGCGGCGAGACCCTGATCTATCACGCCGGCGCCGTGGCGGGCTATCGCACCATGATCGGCTTTTTCCCGAAGTACCGTGCCGGCGTGGTGACCCTGTGGAACTCCACCGGCCCCACGCCGAGCGGGCTGATGCCGATGGTGTTCGACGACCTGCTGGGCCTGCCGCACGTCGACTGGGCCAACCTCGACAGTGCCGCCAGACCCGCGGCGAAGCCGAAGGCAAAATCGAAAGCGCGCACGCATCGTCGCGCACCGCGTCACCGCTGA
- a CDS encoding energy transducer TonB yields MDTRYILHTRRHARGAVRPLIIAIIAIFALLAVGAWFLIIKPHQDLIMADSGGHPSTPVSAATRTAPPPANVAAMGLDQLLTEARSAMNEQRYLAPAGNNAFEFYLRVLEKDPGNKVASDALRETFPFAATSAEQAINSRDLGEAQRQIDLLAKADPANFTLTILRSKLDAQRKTQDKQQAVDQQKAAQLAAQKAAAEKQAADQLAAQQKAQLAEQQKTEQARTAQQPRQQAAASAAADGGAASADGATAAGGDTAAVLVKGMAARYPTAAMRARQEGWVVVSFTVDPDGTTSNVKVVDSQPRHVFDRAAIDAVERYRFNPAMKDGTAVSSVKQQRIEFKL; encoded by the coding sequence ATGGATACCCGATACATACTTCATACGCGCCGGCATGCGCGCGGGGCCGTTCGGCCCCTGATCATTGCCATCATCGCCATCTTCGCCCTGCTCGCCGTGGGTGCGTGGTTCCTGATCATCAAGCCGCACCAGGACCTGATCATGGCCGACTCGGGCGGTCATCCGTCCACGCCGGTTTCCGCGGCGACGCGGACGGCGCCGCCGCCGGCCAACGTGGCGGCGATGGGTCTCGACCAGCTGCTGACCGAGGCGCGCAGCGCCATGAACGAGCAGCGCTACCTGGCGCCGGCCGGCAACAACGCCTTCGAGTTCTACCTGCGCGTGCTGGAAAAGGATCCCGGCAACAAGGTGGCTTCCGATGCGTTGCGCGAGACGTTCCCGTTCGCGGCCACTTCGGCCGAGCAGGCGATCAACTCGCGTGACCTCGGCGAAGCGCAGCGCCAGATCGACCTGCTGGCGAAGGCCGACCCGGCCAACTTCACCCTGACCATTCTCCGTTCCAAGCTGGATGCCCAGCGCAAGACGCAGGACAAGCAGCAGGCCGTCGATCAGCAAAAGGCCGCGCAGCTGGCCGCCCAGAAGGCCGCGGCGGAAAAGCAGGCGGCAGATCAGCTGGCTGCGCAGCAAAAGGCCCAGTTGGCCGAACAGCAGAAGACAGAGCAGGCGCGCACCGCGCAACAGCCGCGCCAGCAGGCCGCGGCGAGTGCGGCGGCTGATGGCGGCGCCGCAAGTGCGGACGGTGCTACTGCGGCTGGCGGGGACACGGCAGCAGTGCTGGTGAAGGGTATGGCGGCACGCTATCCCACGGCCGCGATGCGGGCACGCCAGGAGGGCTGGGTGGTGGTGTCGTTCACGGTCGATCCCGACGGCACGACCAGCAACGTGAAGGTGGTTGATTCGCAGCCGCGCCACGTCTTCGATCGCGCCGCCATCGACGCGGTGGAACGTTACCGCTTCAATCCGGCGATGAAAGACGGCACGGCTGTTTCCAGCGTCAAGCAGCAGCGGATCGAGTTCAAGCTCTGA
- the metJ gene encoding met regulon transcriptional regulator MetJ translates to MATTKFIKPYVEHGEKANAVRKITVSIPLHVLRRLSDLRTHRQVNNLRHATNSDLLVEAFLHAFTGQPLPTDEELRRTMATAKKSAAKKPAAKKAAAKKPAVKKAAAKKPVAKKPAAKKAAAKKPAAKKAAKKPAAAKKAAVKKVAKKAAPKKAAAKKAAPAKVVKATKTAKAKAKK, encoded by the coding sequence ATGGCGACAACGAAATTCATCAAGCCGTATGTCGAGCACGGTGAAAAGGCCAATGCAGTACGCAAGATCACTGTCTCGATTCCGCTGCATGTGCTGCGGCGGCTTTCTGATTTGCGCACCCACCGTCAAGTGAACAATCTTCGGCACGCTACCAACAGCGACTTGTTGGTCGAGGCGTTCCTGCACGCTTTTACTGGGCAACCACTGCCAACTGATGAGGAGCTGAGACGAACCATGGCCACTGCCAAGAAATCCGCTGCAAAGAAACCGGCCGCCAAGAAGGCCGCCGCCAAGAAACCCGCCGTGAAGAAGGCCGCCGCCAAGAAGCCGGTTGCCAAGAAGCCGGCCGCCAAGAAGGCTGCCGCCAAGAAGCCGGCCGCCAAGAAAGCTGCCAAGAAGCCGGCAGCCGCCAAGAAAGCTGCTGTAAAGAAGGTTGCGAAGAAGGCTGCGCCGAAGAAGGCTGCCGCCAAGAAAGCTGCACCGGCCAAGGTGGTGAAGGCCACCAAGACCGCGAAGGCCAAAGCGAAAAAGTAA
- the gcvH gene encoding glycine cleavage system protein GcvH, translated as MSEIPGDLKFLKSHEWARAEDDGLVRVGISDHAQGQLGDLVYVELPEVGSAVKAGVGAAVVESVKAASDIYSPVSGEVVAVNELLNDKPETINEDAFGEGWIFLVRPSDRAELDELLDANDYEELVENEDH; from the coding sequence ATGAGCGAGATTCCCGGCGATCTGAAATTCCTCAAGTCCCACGAGTGGGCCCGCGCCGAAGACGACGGCCTGGTCCGGGTGGGCATCTCCGACCACGCGCAGGGCCAGCTCGGCGATCTGGTCTACGTCGAGCTGCCGGAAGTCGGCTCCGCCGTGAAGGCCGGCGTCGGCGCCGCGGTGGTCGAGTCGGTGAAGGCCGCCTCGGACATCTATTCGCCGGTGTCCGGCGAGGTCGTCGCGGTCAACGAGCTGCTCAACGACAAGCCCGAGACCATCAATGAGGATGCCTTCGGCGAAGGCTGGATCTTCTTGGTGCGCCCCAGCGACCGCGCCGAGCTCGACGAACTACTCGACGCGAACGACTACGAAGAACTGGTCGAGAACGAAGACCACTGA
- the gcvT gene encoding glycine cleavage system aminomethyltransferase GcvT has protein sequence MTEKTILNATHRALGARMVDFGGWDMPINYGSQIEEHHAVRRDAGMFDVSHMTVVDLHGARTREFLRHLLANNIDKLKVHGKALYSCMLDERGGVIDDLIVYYLGEEFFRLVVNAGTRAKDLAWIERQAQAFDVQVKERPEFAMIAVQGPHARAKVLGLLHEVDRPRIEKLGKFSAAAAQGPHGMPLFVARTGYTGEDGFEIIVPAEHAIALWEALAAAGVAPAGLGARDTLRLEAGMNLYGQDMDESVTPWEANLGWTIALDEGRDFIGRAALEQQKAAGVPRVMVGLVLDDKGVLRHGQKVLTANGEGEILSGSFAPTLDKAVAFARIPVGEPGAIRVDIRGREVPVRLVKYPFVRDGKPCEGI, from the coding sequence ATGACCGAGAAGACCATACTCAACGCCACCCACCGTGCGCTCGGCGCGCGCATGGTCGACTTCGGCGGCTGGGACATGCCGATCAACTACGGCTCGCAGATCGAGGAGCACCACGCGGTGCGTCGTGACGCCGGCATGTTCGACGTCTCGCACATGACCGTGGTCGACCTGCACGGCGCGCGCACCCGGGAATTCCTGCGCCACCTGCTGGCCAACAACATCGACAAGCTGAAGGTGCACGGCAAGGCGCTGTACTCCTGCATGCTGGACGAGCGCGGCGGGGTGATCGATGACCTGATCGTGTACTACCTCGGCGAGGAGTTCTTCCGGCTGGTCGTCAACGCCGGCACCCGCGCCAAGGACCTGGCCTGGATCGAACGCCAGGCGCAGGCGTTCGACGTACAGGTGAAGGAGCGCCCCGAGTTCGCGATGATCGCGGTGCAGGGCCCGCATGCGCGCGCGAAGGTGCTTGGCCTGCTGCATGAGGTCGACCGTCCGCGCATCGAGAAGCTCGGCAAGTTCAGTGCCGCCGCCGCGCAGGGCCCGCACGGCATGCCGCTGTTTGTGGCGCGCACCGGCTACACCGGCGAGGACGGCTTCGAGATCATCGTGCCGGCCGAACACGCCATCGCGCTGTGGGAGGCGCTGGCCGCCGCGGGCGTGGCGCCGGCCGGCCTCGGCGCGCGCGACACGCTGCGGCTGGAAGCAGGCATGAACCTGTACGGCCAGGATATGGACGAGAGCGTCACGCCGTGGGAGGCCAACCTCGGCTGGACCATCGCGCTGGACGAAGGCCGCGACTTCATCGGCCGTGCCGCGCTGGAGCAGCAGAAGGCAGCCGGGGTGCCGCGTGTGATGGTCGGCCTGGTGCTGGACGACAAGGGCGTGCTGCGCCACGGCCAGAAGGTGCTGACCGCGAACGGCGAGGGCGAGATCCTCTCCGGCAGTTTTGCGCCGACGCTGGACAAGGCGGTGGCGTTCGCACGCATACCCGTCGGCGAGCCGGGTGCGATCCGCGTGGATATCCGCGGCCGCGAAGTGCCGGTGCGCCTGGTGAAATACCCGTTCGTGCGCGACGGCAAGCCCTGCGAAGGGATCTGA
- the cysC gene encoding adenylyl-sulfate kinase, translated as MAASTASAITAADADKSLLRFITCGSVDDGKSTLLGRLLYDAGTVPDDQLAVLARDSRRLHADAGDTLDFALLTDGLDAEREQGITIDVAYRYFHTARRSFIVADCPGHEQYTRNMATGASNAELAVVLVDARKGLLPQTRRHTYICSLLGIRQVLLAVNKMDLVGCDEAVYREISEAYQALAQTLGIASVACLPVIAPGGDNVGTRSARMPWYQGPSLLELLESADVMPARGADFRMPVQWVNRPDQSFRGYAGTICGGRVAKGDEVIVQPGVQHARIERIVTADGELASAGDGQAVTLCLDREIDASRGDVIADAQRPALVADQFACHLLWLGDNALLPNRAYWLKLGTRTVNARVMSIKHKVDVNSQAKLAARQLALNEVGYCTLGLDDEVAFEAYADNRTLGGFILIDRQSNATVACGMLDFALGRSANVHWQHVDIDKGVRASSKGQQPLCLWFTGLSGAGKSTVANLVERRLHALGCHTYLLDGDNVRHGINRDLGFTPQDRVENIRRIAEVAHLMVDAGLIVLVSAISPYRSERRSARELFAASEFMEVFVDAPLAECERRDPKGLYRKARAGTIRNFTGIDAPYERPEAPDIHLLSDGQRAEQLAEQVVARVLATLDGGADD; from the coding sequence ATGGCCGCCTCGACTGCTTCCGCCATCACGGCTGCCGACGCCGACAAGAGTCTGCTGCGCTTCATCACCTGCGGCAGCGTGGACGACGGCAAGAGCACCCTGCTCGGCCGCCTGCTGTACGACGCCGGCACGGTGCCGGACGACCAGCTCGCCGTGCTGGCGCGCGACAGCCGCCGGCTGCATGCCGATGCGGGTGACACGCTGGATTTCGCCCTGCTCACCGACGGCTTGGACGCGGAGCGCGAGCAGGGCATCACCATCGACGTCGCCTACCGCTACTTCCACACCGCGCGGCGCAGCTTCATCGTGGCCGACTGCCCCGGACACGAACAGTACACGCGCAACATGGCCACCGGCGCCTCCAACGCCGAGCTGGCGGTGGTGCTGGTGGACGCGCGCAAGGGCCTGCTGCCGCAGACCCGCCGGCACACTTATATATGCAGCCTGCTCGGCATCCGCCAGGTGCTGCTGGCGGTGAACAAGATGGATCTGGTCGGTTGCGATGAGGCCGTCTATCGCGAGATCAGCGAGGCTTACCAGGCGCTGGCGCAAACGCTGGGCATCGCCAGCGTGGCATGCCTGCCGGTGATCGCGCCGGGCGGCGACAACGTGGGCACGCGTTCCGCGCGCATGCCCTGGTACCAGGGACCCAGCCTGCTGGAACTGCTGGAGTCGGCCGACGTGATGCCTGCGCGTGGGGCGGATTTCCGCATGCCGGTGCAGTGGGTGAACCGGCCCGACCAGTCGTTCCGCGGCTACGCCGGCACGATCTGCGGCGGCCGCGTGGCGAAGGGCGACGAGGTGATCGTGCAGCCCGGCGTGCAGCACGCGCGCATCGAACGCATCGTCACCGCCGACGGCGAGCTGGCCAGCGCCGGCGACGGCCAGGCGGTGACGCTGTGCCTGGACCGCGAGATCGACGCGAGCCGCGGTGACGTGATCGCTGACGCGCAGCGTCCGGCGCTGGTGGCCGACCAGTTCGCCTGCCACCTGCTGTGGCTGGGTGACAATGCGCTGCTGCCGAACCGCGCCTACTGGCTGAAGCTCGGCACGCGTACCGTCAACGCGCGGGTGATGTCGATCAAGCACAAGGTGGACGTCAACAGCCAGGCCAAGCTCGCCGCGCGGCAGCTGGCGCTCAACGAGGTGGGCTACTGCACGCTGGGCCTGGACGACGAGGTCGCGTTCGAGGCGTACGCGGACAACCGCACGCTGGGCGGCTTCATCCTGATCGACCGCCAGAGCAACGCCACGGTGGCCTGCGGCATGCTGGACTTCGCGCTCGGCCGCTCGGCCAACGTGCACTGGCAGCATGTCGACATCGACAAGGGCGTGCGCGCCTCCAGCAAGGGCCAGCAGCCGCTGTGCCTGTGGTTCACCGGCCTGTCCGGCGCCGGCAAGTCCACCGTTGCGAATCTGGTCGAGCGCCGCCTGCATGCGCTGGGTTGCCATACCTACCTGCTCGACGGCGACAACGTGCGCCACGGCATCAACCGGGATCTGGGCTTCACCCCGCAGGATCGCGTGGAGAACATCCGCCGCATCGCCGAGGTGGCGCACCTGATGGTGGACGCCGGGTTGATCGTGCTGGTCAGCGCGATCTCGCCGTACCGCAGCGAGCGGCGCTCCGCGCGCGAACTGTTCGCCGCGTCGGAATTCATGGAAGTGTTCGTGGACGCGCCGCTGGCGGAGTGCGAGCGGCGCGATCCGAAGGGCCTGTACCGCAAGGCGCGCGCCGGCACGATCCGCAACTTTACCGGCATCGACGCGCCGTACGAGCGGCCCGAGGCGCCGGACATCCATCTGCTGAGCGACGGGCAGCGCGCCGAGCAGCTGGCCGAACAGGTCGTGGCGCGGGTGCTGGCCACGCTGGATGGCGGCGCGGACGACTGA